In Halobaculum rubrum, the following are encoded in one genomic region:
- a CDS encoding TM2 domain-containing protein encodes MSNETPGADEQFCSSCGSVIKKEAEICTECGVRQSTPSSGGSKDKTSAALLAIFLGWIGGHHFYLGNTTRGIIYLLFSWTAIPALLGIIEGIIYLTKSEDEFQRQYSN; translated from the coding sequence ATGAGTAACGAAACACCCGGAGCGGACGAGCAGTTCTGCAGCAGTTGCGGTTCAGTGATCAAGAAGGAAGCGGAGATCTGCACCGAGTGCGGCGTCCGTCAGTCGACCCCGTCGAGCGGTGGTTCGAAGGACAAGACCAGCGCGGCGCTCCTCGCGATCTTCCTCGGCTGGATCGGGGGGCACCACTTCTACCTCGGCAACACCACCCGGGGGATCATCTACCTCCTGTTCTCGTGGACGGCGATCCCCGCGCTCCTCGGCATCATCGAGGGGATCATCTACCTCACGAAGTCCGAGGACGAGTTCCAGCGCCAGTACAGCAACTGA
- a CDS encoding uracil-DNA glycosylase: MTGSEDSLRHPDPEDRLVLDPGCSRCPALVESRTRISWGTGPRDASVLVVGEAPGAGDADAETWRGGNHTGCAYTSRHSGRRIRRLIRDLGYGDDCFLTNAAKCHPESDRDPTDEELANCRGHLETELDVVDPEVVVTTGKHATATLLAFEGIELDGFLDAVCEPIECPTLGVTCLPILHPSYREVWLSRLGLSPEEYRERIAAELP, from the coding sequence GTGACGGGCTCGGAGGACTCGCTTCGCCACCCCGACCCCGAGGACCGGCTTGTCCTCGACCCGGGCTGTTCGCGCTGTCCCGCGCTGGTGGAATCACGGACCCGCATCTCGTGGGGCACCGGTCCCCGGGACGCGAGCGTGCTCGTCGTGGGCGAGGCGCCCGGCGCGGGCGACGCCGACGCCGAAACCTGGAGGGGCGGCAACCACACCGGCTGCGCGTACACCTCCCGTCATTCCGGTCGCCGGATCCGTCGCCTCATTCGGGACCTCGGCTACGGCGACGACTGCTTCCTCACGAACGCGGCGAAGTGCCATCCCGAGAGCGACCGCGATCCGACCGACGAGGAACTGGCGAACTGCCGCGGCCACCTCGAGACCGAGCTGGACGTCGTCGATCCGGAGGTCGTCGTCACGACCGGAAAGCACGCGACCGCGACGCTGCTCGCGTTCGAGGGGATCGAGCTGGACGGGTTTCTCGACGCGGTGTGCGAGCCGATCGAGTGCCCGACGCTCGGCGTGACGTGTCTGCCGATCCTTCACCCGAGCTATCGGGAGGTGTGGCTGTCGCGGCTGGGACTGAGTCCCGAGGAGTACAGGGAGCGGATCGCGGCGGAGTTGCCGTGA
- a CDS encoding HIT family protein yields the protein MSDDCIFCSIVAGDIPARVVAETDDALAFLDANPMARGHTLVIPKGHHQRIADLSRAESRAVFDLVHELAPAVEDAVDADAHTIGVNDGPDAGQEVPHAHVHIIPRFEGDGGGPIHVAAGDRPDLGDDELDEIADAIAE from the coding sequence ATGAGCGACGACTGCATCTTCTGCTCGATCGTCGCGGGCGACATCCCCGCCCGCGTGGTCGCCGAGACCGACGACGCGCTCGCGTTCCTCGACGCGAACCCGATGGCCCGCGGCCACACCCTCGTGATCCCCAAAGGCCATCACCAGCGCATCGCGGACCTCTCGCGAGCGGAGTCGCGCGCCGTCTTCGACCTCGTACACGAGCTCGCCCCCGCGGTCGAGGACGCGGTCGACGCCGACGCCCACACGATCGGCGTCAACGACGGCCCGGACGCCGGTCAGGAGGTCCCCCACGCGCACGTGCACATCATCCCACGCTTCGAGGGCGACGGGGGCGGGCCGATCCACGTCGCCGCCGGGGACCGGCCGGACCTGGGGGACGACGAGTTGGACGAGATCGCCGACGCGATCGCCGAGTAG
- a CDS encoding ParA family protein, whose amino-acid sequence MASIRSLAFVGAVGGAGTTRTAVECAAALARDGREVVVLDAAYATQGLGEFVPGRIDPDITALCLDPQRPLADGLYDLDAAVDGRVALAPAQAPFERVARATGDDAAQALADRVAEAVAGFDHVLLDVPPVAANPAIAAVHAVDRVAIVAPDTEHGADGRRRQHDVLRDIDAPDGDPASVGVAVSGPDERDDGTGNGGDEPGTDATIPHGPGEFTAAPACLGTDAFAAGVVAATETLFETQVSVEFEDGGVIGRLSAGVDRVRGGE is encoded by the coding sequence ATGGCCAGCATTCGATCGCTCGCGTTCGTCGGCGCCGTCGGCGGCGCCGGCACGACCCGAACGGCCGTCGAGTGCGCCGCCGCGCTCGCTCGCGACGGCCGCGAAGTCGTCGTTCTCGACGCCGCCTACGCCACCCAAGGGCTCGGCGAGTTCGTCCCGGGGCGCATCGATCCGGACATAACCGCGCTGTGTCTCGACCCGCAACGGCCGCTCGCCGACGGGCTGTACGACCTCGATGCGGCAGTCGACGGCCGAGTCGCGCTCGCGCCGGCGCAGGCACCCTTCGAACGCGTCGCCCGCGCGACCGGCGACGACGCGGCGCAGGCGCTCGCCGACAGAGTGGCGGAGGCCGTCGCCGGCTTCGATCACGTCCTCCTCGACGTGCCGCCGGTCGCCGCCAACCCGGCGATCGCCGCGGTCCACGCCGTCGACCGCGTCGCGATCGTCGCGCCCGACACGGAACACGGCGCCGACGGTCGACGGCGACAGCACGACGTGCTTCGGGACATCGACGCGCCCGACGGTGACCCCGCCAGCGTCGGGGTCGCCGTCTCCGGGCCCGACGAACGCGACGACGGGACCGGAAACGGGGGCGACGAGCCCGGGACCGACGCGACGATTCCGCACGGGCCCGGCGAGTTCACCGCCGCGCCCGCGTGTCTCGGGACGGACGCGTTCGCCGCCGGAGTCGTCGCCGCAACGGAGACGCTGTTCGAGACGCAGGTGAGTGTCGAGTTCGAGGACGGCGGGGTGATCGGCCGTCTCAGCGCCGGCGTCGACCGCGTCCGCGGCGGCGAGTGA
- a CDS encoding transcription initiation factor IIB codes for MATSTTVCPECDGRVQADGDEAVCSECGLVVSADRIDRGPEWRSFADDDHDPRRTGAPLTRSRHDRGLSTEIGHTRVKGRKRRQWARMRRQHTRAQISSKRDRNKVYGFTEIRRIVSCAGLPDSLRDQACSLFTSAQDADLLRGRSLEGFAAASVYVACRVAGVSRTRGELVADAKADADELRAAFDAMNRELGLPVGPIDPVEYLPRFATELGLDTDVERAAREYLSLARDEGLTNGRNPSGVAAACLYAAARDAGADCTQAAAADVADVTPVTLRSSYVELREE; via the coding sequence ATGGCAACGAGCACGACGGTGTGCCCGGAATGCGACGGTCGAGTGCAAGCCGACGGCGACGAGGCGGTGTGCAGCGAGTGCGGACTCGTCGTCTCGGCGGACCGTATCGATCGCGGTCCCGAGTGGCGGAGCTTCGCGGACGACGACCACGATCCCAGACGGACGGGAGCGCCGTTGACGCGCTCGCGTCACGACCGCGGGCTCTCGACCGAGATCGGTCACACGCGAGTGAAGGGCCGCAAGCGTCGCCAGTGGGCGCGGATGCGCAGACAACACACGCGAGCGCAGATCTCCTCGAAGCGGGACCGCAACAAGGTGTACGGCTTCACCGAGATCCGGCGGATCGTCTCGTGTGCTGGACTTCCTGATTCGCTTCGCGATCAGGCGTGTTCGCTGTTCACGTCGGCGCAGGACGCCGACCTGCTTCGGGGGCGGTCGCTGGAGGGGTTCGCCGCCGCGTCGGTGTACGTCGCCTGCCGGGTCGCCGGCGTCTCGCGCACCCGCGGCGAGCTGGTCGCCGACGCCAAAGCCGACGCCGACGAGCTCCGCGCAGCCTTCGACGCGATGAACCGTGAGCTCGGCCTCCCGGTGGGTCCCATCGATCCGGTCGAGTACCTCCCGCGGTTCGCCACGGAGCTGGGACTCGACACCGACGTCGAGCGCGCCGCCCGCGAGTATCTGAGCCTCGCCCGCGACGAGGGACTCACGAACGGCCGGAACCCCTCCGGCGTCGCCGCGGCGTGTCTGTACGCCGCCGCGCGCGACGCCGGCGCCGACTGTACGCAGGCGGCCGCAGCCGACGTCGCCGACGTGACGCCCGTCACGCTCCGCTCGTCGTACGTCGAGCTTCGCGAGGAGTAG
- a CDS encoding chromosome partitioning protein ParA: protein MIVAVAGGKGGVGKSTLAYNVADALDALVVDADLAMADLPGGRERGPDLHDVLAGRATPAEAVRPGPVDVLPCGRTLAGARLADVRRLPDAVAVDGYEHVVVDSPAGLRVDAGAPLAVADACLLVASPTRWALANAVAARELARELDCGLAAVALNRVVDDPPAEAVERALGAPTTAVPADPRLGQSIVAREPVGRTAPGSAAARAVEELAGAVRRCAVG, encoded by the coding sequence GTGATCGTCGCGGTCGCCGGCGGAAAGGGCGGGGTCGGCAAGTCGACGCTGGCGTACAACGTCGCGGACGCGCTCGACGCGCTCGTCGTCGACGCGGACCTCGCGATGGCGGACCTGCCGGGCGGGCGCGAGCGCGGCCCGGACCTCCACGACGTGCTCGCCGGTCGGGCGACGCCCGCGGAGGCCGTTCGGCCGGGGCCCGTGGACGTGCTCCCGTGCGGTCGGACTCTCGCGGGCGCGCGGCTGGCGGACGTGCGCCGGCTCCCGGACGCGGTCGCGGTCGACGGGTACGAACACGTCGTCGTCGATTCGCCCGCCGGACTCCGCGTCGACGCTGGCGCGCCGCTGGCCGTCGCCGACGCGTGTCTCCTCGTCGCGTCGCCGACGCGGTGGGCGCTGGCGAACGCGGTCGCGGCCCGCGAGCTGGCCCGGGAGCTCGACTGCGGGCTCGCGGCCGTCGCGCTCAACCGCGTCGTCGACGACCCGCCGGCGGAGGCGGTCGAGCGCGCGCTCGGCGCGCCGACGACGGCGGTGCCGGCCGACCCGCGGCTCGGACAGTCGATCGTCGCCCGGGAACCGGTGGGGAGGACGGCTCCGGGGTCGGCCGCGGCCCGAGCGGTCGAGGAACTCGCCGGGGCCGTCCGGCGCTGCGCGGTCGGGTAG
- a CDS encoding LAGLIDADG family homing endonuclease — translation MSQVSESQDVDAFLSFYRTYCADDIARLAQNYPKEQRSLYVEYDDLYTFDPDLAERYLNRPGEMQQVAEEALRTYDLPVDISLGQAHVRLRNLPRENTLDIRGIRVSDDHIGSMVAVMGIVRKATDVRPKIVEAAFECQRCGTMTYIPQNDSGFQEPHECQGCERQGPFRVNNNESKFIDSQQLRVQESPEGLRGGETPQSIDVNLEDDICGKVTPGDHVTVVGRLEMEQVTSGQEKTTVFDPYMEGVSVVIEDEEFEDMDITDEDKQEILELSTHENIYDEMVASVAPSIYGYEQEKLSMILQLFSGVTKHLPDGSRIRGDLHMLLIGDPGTGKCLDGDTRVSLADGRDVPIRELVESNLDDSKPVDDGVWDHADFSVPSLGPNGDIESRRATKVWKREAPDEMLRVRTNSGRELEMTPSHPLFVQAGESHHAVRADQLSESTAIAAVSEPLPDGGTAAIRTSESAPRSTSFKRTWERIESIERVEPNEEWVYDLEVEGTHSYVSNGVVSHNSQMLSYIQNIAPRSVYTSGKGSSAAGLTAAAVRDDFGDGQQWTLEAGALVLADKGIAAVDELDKMDSNDRSAMHEALEQQSYHPRSEVFLADGRRVRIGEFVDDRMAARSDDVVEGVDCEILPIEDARVHSVDFETNETTKLPIDRVSRHEAPEEFVRVTFSNGRDVLVTPDHPMFVDDDGSIGTVDANDIDEGAFVPAPRKLPNSAKPVDLADEPHVGTERDVTLPENLSGDLAEILGFLTAEGHSYAGSTHEIGFSNQDERLLARMAELMSCVFGFESTDTTNAAGTVTQRWVSTKLYRWFEENFPELMHTAREKRIPARVLGGSEDQIRRFLVGAFAGDGGVESEAMSFSTASERLARDYADALAKLGIASRIRHDAAENSWKTYVMGDSTERFVDAVVDPADDRHEQAEEFVDRSERTPRHHDVLPTSAAREIRELRTLTGLGKTGRFRENLDEGYGVRVETVSEEIETLHERIGTVRETIDHAGELGAIRSAVGWSGRQLAERLDGVPTSRIHYAEKGGYDSETRESLAERAATAVHEAMHEAERRTETLADRCDLRYYRVTDVESVANAGEYETEWVYDVTVEPTNTFVSSGVALHNSISISKAGINATLKSRCSLLGAANPKYGRFDQYEPIGEQIDLEPALVSRFDLIFTVTDSPDPEHDAKLADHILTTNYAGELNTQRTEMATSNFTQEQVDEVTQEVAPVIDAELLRKYIAYAKRNCYPTMSDEARAAIREFYVDLRAKGADEDAPVPVTARKLEALVRLSEASARVRLSDTVEEEDATRIIEIVRSCLQDIGVDPETGQFDADVVETGTSKSQRDRIKSVKELIETIVEEYDDEPGAPVDTILERAEEAGMDADKAEKQIEKFRTKGEIYEPKPGYVRTT, via the coding sequence ATGAGTCAGGTCTCCGAGAGCCAGGACGTCGACGCCTTCCTCAGTTTCTACCGGACCTACTGCGCGGACGACATCGCGCGCCTCGCCCAGAACTACCCGAAGGAGCAGCGGTCGCTGTACGTCGAGTACGACGACCTGTACACGTTCGACCCCGACCTCGCGGAACGCTACCTCAACCGCCCCGGCGAGATGCAGCAGGTCGCCGAAGAGGCGCTGCGCACGTACGACCTCCCGGTCGACATCTCGCTGGGACAGGCGCACGTGCGCCTCCGGAACCTCCCCCGCGAGAACACCCTCGACATCCGCGGTATCCGCGTCAGCGACGACCACATCGGCTCGATGGTCGCCGTGATGGGGATCGTCCGCAAGGCGACGGACGTGCGCCCGAAGATCGTCGAGGCCGCCTTCGAGTGCCAGCGCTGCGGGACGATGACGTACATCCCGCAGAACGACTCCGGGTTCCAGGAGCCCCACGAGTGCCAGGGCTGTGAGCGGCAGGGGCCGTTCCGCGTGAACAACAACGAGTCGAAGTTCATCGACTCCCAGCAGCTCCGGGTGCAGGAGTCGCCGGAAGGCCTGCGCGGGGGGGAGACGCCCCAGAGCATCGACGTGAACCTGGAGGACGACATCTGTGGGAAGGTGACGCCCGGCGACCACGTCACCGTCGTCGGCCGCCTGGAGATGGAGCAGGTGACGAGCGGGCAGGAGAAGACGACGGTGTTCGACCCGTACATGGAGGGCGTCTCCGTCGTCATCGAGGACGAGGAGTTCGAGGACATGGACATCACCGACGAGGACAAACAGGAGATCCTCGAGCTCTCGACGCACGAGAACATCTACGACGAGATGGTCGCCTCGGTCGCGCCCTCCATCTACGGCTACGAGCAGGAGAAGCTCTCGATGATCCTTCAACTGTTCTCGGGGGTGACGAAGCACCTCCCGGACGGGTCGCGGATCCGGGGCGACTTACATATGCTTCTGATAGGGGATCCGGGTACGGGGAAGTGTCTCGACGGGGACACGCGGGTCTCGCTCGCAGACGGCCGTGACGTGCCGATCCGGGAGTTGGTCGAGTCGAATCTCGACGACTCGAAGCCAGTTGACGACGGGGTGTGGGACCACGCCGACTTCTCGGTGCCGTCGCTCGGACCGAACGGCGATATCGAGTCGCGGCGGGCGACGAAGGTGTGGAAGCGTGAGGCACCCGATGAGATGCTCCGGGTCCGCACGAACAGCGGGCGAGAGTTGGAGATGACGCCGTCGCATCCGCTGTTCGTCCAAGCAGGTGAGAGCCACCATGCGGTTCGTGCCGACCAACTCTCCGAATCGACAGCGATCGCTGCCGTGTCAGAGCCGCTACCCGACGGCGGAACGGCCGCTATTCGCACGTCGGAGTCGGCGCCCCGATCTACGTCGTTCAAGCGAACGTGGGAACGGATCGAGTCCATCGAACGCGTCGAACCCAACGAGGAGTGGGTCTACGACCTCGAAGTCGAAGGAACGCACAGCTACGTCTCGAACGGGGTGGTCTCCCACAACTCCCAGATGCTCTCATACATTCAGAACATCGCTCCGCGGTCGGTCTACACATCCGGGAAGGGCAGCTCGGCTGCAGGGCTTACTGCTGCAGCTGTTCGCGACGATTTCGGCGACGGCCAGCAGTGGACGTTGGAGGCCGGTGCGCTCGTGCTCGCCGACAAGGGGATCGCCGCCGTCGACGAGCTGGATAAGATGGATTCGAACGACCGGTCGGCAATGCACGAAGCGCTCGAACAGCAGTCATATCACCCGAGATCGGAGGTGTTCCTCGCGGATGGCCGACGCGTTCGGATCGGCGAGTTCGTGGACGATCGAATGGCTGCACGCTCGGACGACGTGGTAGAGGGTGTCGACTGTGAGATCCTTCCGATCGAGGACGCTCGCGTTCACTCCGTCGACTTCGAGACGAACGAGACGACGAAACTCCCGATCGATCGAGTGAGCAGACACGAGGCACCCGAGGAGTTCGTCCGTGTAACGTTCTCGAACGGCCGCGACGTACTCGTAACTCCGGATCACCCGATGTTCGTCGACGACGACGGTTCGATCGGAACGGTCGACGCGAACGACATCGACGAGGGAGCGTTCGTTCCGGCACCCCGAAAACTCCCGAACTCCGCCAAGCCAGTCGACCTCGCCGACGAGCCTCACGTCGGGACGGAACGCGACGTTACGCTCCCGGAGAATCTGAGTGGGGACCTCGCCGAGATCCTCGGCTTCCTCACCGCGGAGGGGCATTCGTACGCGGGGTCGACACACGAGATCGGGTTCTCGAACCAGGACGAACGACTTCTCGCGCGGATGGCCGAACTGATGTCCTGCGTATTCGGGTTCGAGAGTACTGACACGACGAACGCTGCGGGAACAGTAACTCAGCGATGGGTGTCGACCAAACTCTACCGGTGGTTCGAGGAGAACTTCCCCGAACTCATGCACACTGCTCGCGAAAAACGGATTCCCGCCCGGGTCCTCGGCGGCTCCGAGGATCAGATCCGACGGTTCCTCGTCGGAGCGTTCGCCGGCGACGGCGGCGTCGAGAGCGAGGCGATGTCCTTTTCGACGGCCTCAGAGCGATTGGCTCGCGACTACGCCGACGCGCTCGCGAAGCTCGGGATCGCCTCCCGGATCCGTCACGACGCCGCGGAGAACTCGTGGAAGACGTACGTGATGGGTGACTCGACCGAGCGATTCGTCGACGCGGTCGTCGACCCGGCGGACGACCGTCACGAACAGGCGGAGGAGTTCGTCGACCGGAGCGAACGGACACCGCGTCATCACGACGTACTGCCGACGAGCGCTGCTCGGGAGATCCGAGAACTACGAACGCTTACCGGACTCGGAAAGACAGGGCGGTTCCGAGAGAACCTCGATGAAGGGTACGGGGTTCGCGTCGAAACCGTCTCCGAGGAGATCGAGACGCTTCACGAACGGATCGGAACCGTCCGCGAAACGATCGACCATGCGGGCGAACTCGGTGCGATCCGGTCGGCGGTCGGTTGGTCGGGGCGGCAACTCGCGGAACGGTTGGACGGCGTACCGACGAGCCGAATCCACTACGCCGAGAAGGGCGGATACGACTCCGAGACTCGTGAGAGCCTGGCTGAACGGGCGGCGACGGCGGTTCACGAGGCAATGCACGAGGCCGAACGGCGGACGGAGACGCTCGCCGACCGGTGCGACCTCCGGTACTACCGCGTAACGGACGTCGAATCCGTCGCGAACGCGGGTGAGTACGAGACGGAGTGGGTGTACGATGTCACGGTCGAGCCGACGAACACGTTCGTCAGTTCGGGGGTGGCGCTCCACAACTCCATCTCGATTTCCAAGGCCGGAATCAATGCGACGCTCAAGTCTCGGTGCTCCCTCCTCGGCGCTGCGAACCCCAAGTACGGCCGCTTCGACCAGTACGAGCCGATCGGCGAGCAGATCGACCTCGAGCCCGCACTCGTCTCCCGGTTCGACCTCATCTTCACCGTCACCGACAGCCCCGACCCCGAGCACGACGCCAAGCTGGCCGACCACATCCTGACGACGAACTACGCGGGCGAGTTGAACACCCAGCGCACGGAGATGGCGACCTCGAACTTCACCCAGGAGCAGGTCGACGAGGTGACTCAGGAGGTCGCGCCCGTCATCGACGCCGAGCTCCTCCGGAAGTACATCGCGTACGCCAAGCGCAACTGCTACCCGACGATGAGCGACGAGGCGCGGGCGGCGATCCGCGAGTTCTACGTCGACCTTCGGGCGAAGGGCGCCGACGAGGACGCGCCCGTCCCCGTCACCGCCCGGAAGCTGGAGGCGCTCGTGCGGCTCTCGGAGGCGAGCGCCCGCGTGCGCCTCTCGGACACCGTCGAGGAGGAGGACGCCACGCGCATCATCGAGATCGTCCGCTCGTGTCTGCAGGACATCGGCGTCGACCCGGAGACGGGGCAGTTCGACGCCGATGTCGTCGAAACCGGAACCAGCAAGAGCCAGCGCGACCGGATCAAGAGCGTCAAGGAGCTGATCGAGACGATCGTCGAAGAGTACGACGACGAGCCCGGCGCACCGGTGGACACGATCCTCGAACGCGCGGAGGAGGCCGGAATGGACGCGGACAAGGCCGAAAAGCAGATCGAGAAGTTCCGAACGAAAGGCGAGATCTACGAGCCGAAGCCGGGGTACGTCCGGACGACGTAA
- a CDS encoding SLC13 family permease has product MFAPEILFVFAVILAALVLFVTEPVPVDITAIGVLVALLLSGPVTTALADVGVLAESFALVSVEQGLSGFANPATLTVLAMFILSEGIRMTGIVQRLGSFIARITKGDETKQLGATIGVVGPVSGLINNTAAVAILLPMVIDLAERGKTSPSKLLLPLSYASMFGGTLTLIGTSTNILASDLYATLAPAAVARPFRMFEFLPLGAVLLIVGSLYLLTIGRWLTPARIPPRGDLTEEFRMAEYLTEVVVREDSPLVGQRVEAALSETEFDIDLVQLVRDNRTFLEPLGQKEIQAGDLFAVRTDRATLVELLDVEGLDLVPDVVDEAELETAEEAQNLVEVVVAPGSSLVGESLASASFRQRYDATVLALRRGGELFRQRMDHVPLRVGDTLLVQASEASVERLDANRNLIVAQTIERHDYRESKTPVAVGIVALAIGLAAVDAVPIVVSALAGALAMVVTGCLKPGEVYEAVEWDVIFLLAGVIPLGIAMQTSGAAGLIANAIVASADVLSPLALLGAFYVVTALLTNVISNNASVVLMIPVALQVAATLGANPLAFAMAVTFAASTAFMTPVGYQTNLFVYGPGGYRFTDYVRVGAPLQAIFAVVTTLGIPVVFGLGL; this is encoded by the coding sequence GTGTTCGCGCCCGAGATCCTGTTCGTCTTCGCGGTGATCCTCGCGGCGCTCGTGTTGTTCGTCACCGAGCCGGTGCCGGTCGACATCACCGCGATCGGCGTTCTCGTCGCGCTGTTGCTCTCGGGACCGGTCACGACCGCGCTCGCGGACGTCGGCGTGCTCGCGGAATCGTTCGCGCTGGTGTCCGTCGAGCAGGGGCTATCTGGGTTCGCGAACCCGGCGACGCTGACGGTGCTCGCGATGTTCATTCTCTCGGAGGGGATCCGCATGACCGGGATCGTCCAGCGGCTCGGCTCGTTCATCGCCCGGATCACCAAAGGCGACGAGACCAAGCAACTGGGCGCGACGATCGGCGTCGTCGGCCCGGTCTCCGGGCTGATCAACAACACCGCCGCGGTCGCCATCCTGCTCCCGATGGTGATCGACCTGGCCGAGCGCGGGAAGACCTCGCCGTCGAAGCTGCTGCTCCCGCTGAGCTACGCGTCGATGTTCGGCGGGACGCTCACCCTCATCGGCACGTCGACCAACATCCTCGCGTCGGATCTGTACGCGACGCTCGCACCGGCCGCGGTGGCCCGCCCGTTCCGGATGTTCGAGTTCCTCCCGCTGGGCGCGGTGCTTTTGATCGTCGGCTCGCTGTACCTGCTCACGATCGGGCGGTGGCTCACGCCGGCCCGGATCCCCCCACGGGGGGACCTCACCGAGGAGTTCCGGATGGCGGAGTACCTGACGGAGGTCGTCGTGCGCGAGGACTCGCCGCTGGTGGGCCAGCGCGTCGAGGCGGCGCTCTCGGAGACGGAGTTCGACATCGACCTGGTTCAACTCGTCCGCGACAACCGGACGTTCCTCGAACCGCTCGGCCAAAAGGAGATCCAGGCGGGCGACCTGTTCGCCGTCCGGACCGACCGGGCCACCCTCGTCGAGCTGCTCGACGTGGAGGGCCTCGACCTCGTTCCCGATGTCGTCGACGAGGCGGAACTGGAGACCGCCGAGGAGGCGCAGAACCTCGTGGAGGTCGTCGTCGCTCCCGGGTCGTCGCTGGTCGGCGAGTCGCTCGCCTCCGCGAGCTTCCGCCAGCGCTACGACGCGACGGTGCTTGCGCTCCGCCGCGGGGGGGAGCTGTTCCGCCAGCGCATGGATCACGTCCCGCTACGGGTGGGCGACACCCTGCTCGTGCAGGCGAGCGAGGCGTCCGTCGAGCGACTGGACGCGAACCGGAACCTCATCGTCGCGCAGACGATCGAGCGCCACGACTACCGCGAGTCGAAGACGCCCGTCGCGGTCGGGATCGTCGCGCTCGCGATCGGGCTCGCCGCGGTCGACGCGGTCCCGATCGTCGTCTCCGCGCTCGCGGGGGCGCTCGCGATGGTCGTCACGGGCTGTCTGAAGCCCGGGGAGGTGTACGAGGCCGTCGAGTGGGACGTGATCTTCCTGCTCGCGGGCGTCATCCCGCTGGGCATCGCGATGCAGACCTCCGGCGCCGCGGGGTTGATCGCGAACGCCATCGTCGCGAGCGCGGACGTGCTCTCCCCGCTGGCGCTGCTCGGGGCGTTCTACGTCGTGACGGCGCTGCTCACGAACGTCATCTCGAACAACGCGAGCGTCGTGCTCATGATCCCCGTCGCCCTACAGGTGGCCGCGACGCTCGGCGCGAACCCGCTCGCGTTCGCGATGGCCGTCACGTTCGCGGCGTCGACGGCGTTCATGACCCCCGTCGGCTACCAGACGAACCTGTTCGTGTACGGTCCGGGCGGCTACCGGTTCACCGACTACGTGCGAGTCGGGGCGCCGCTGCAGGCGATCTTCGCGGTCGTGACGACCCTCGGGATCCCGGTCGTGTTCGGGTTGGGATTGTGA